A genome region from Erigeron canadensis isolate Cc75 chromosome 3, C_canadensis_v1, whole genome shotgun sequence includes the following:
- the LOC122593487 gene encoding probable LRR receptor-like serine/threonine-protein kinase At3g47570, with protein sequence MIFLSSPAPTSIILYTSIIILTTFLTTTGSYDGTERDHMALLYFKSLIINDPYGTLTSWNSSSEFCNWSGVSCGKKHKRVIMIQLVSKALQGSLSPHIGNLSFLQVLSLSNNSLQGTIPSELGFLSRLRIFDLSRNKFNGVIPRNLSSCHNLEELRISYNKLVGSIPIDISFLSKLTILTLGDNNLTGGIPPFLGNLTLLETFSLTRNPLGGIIPDTLGRLKSSKLFTAGGCNLHGTIPHSIYNLSLLTDFSLSSNHLTGSLPPVIGLMLPNLQYLQLSGNQLSGFLPPSISNCSKLNLLQLNENNFNGKLTIDFSNLQDITKIFLMNNNFNGGGEAGEMKFIDSLGNCSKLEVLNLGKCNIQGVVPASIGNLSHQLSYLDLRGNQLYGNLPSSIGNLVGLTYLALDNNTQLTGKIPFTIGMLQNLQEAYLSQNQLSGPIPYSIGNLSMLTLLSLGSNKLEGDIPPTMGNCHQLEQLYLRDNKLSGKIPIQIFQLTSLFMLYLSYNSLSGTLPTKVEDLKSLNQLDLSYNQLSGDIPSSLGGCTSLIILYINDNLFEGMLPQSLSSLKGLVELDLSHNGLSGQIPSFLEQFSLEYLNLSLNNFHGQVPVKGVFANASAFFILGNNRLCGGLVELRLPKCKMAKKRNKRFKLIVIVILVSCTVFFVLCFVYAWHKKKKNVQPSQSSTNERFLKVSYDQLFKATNGFSEENLIGHGGSSSIYKGTLDHDEKVVAIKVLHLRIRGAHKSFIAECEAGRSIRHRNMLKIITSCSSIDFQGNDFKALVYEFMPNGSLHDWLHLKTNASRLDLFQRINILIDIAYALDYLHNQCLPTIVHGDMKPSNILLDNDMVAHIGDFGLAKFLEINSNQINSTGVKGTIGYAPPEYGLGSKMTSSGDVYSFGIIILEVMSGKKPTDDIFNENLSLHKFAYMALLDQVINVIDGDVVHMQSIKVNEQKMKECLASIITIGVSCSVDSPSQRMNIKNVVHELLHVRDALQNLESLK encoded by the exons ATGATTTTTTTATCATCTCCCGCTCCTACTTCTATCATTCTATATACTAGTATTATAATTCTGACTACTTTTCTCACCACCACTGGTTCTTATGACGGAACTGAAAGGGATCATATGGCGTTGTTATActtcaagtcattgatcatcaaTGATCCATATGGAACTCTAACCTCATGGAACTCTTCTTCTGAATTTTGTAACTGGAGTGGTGTTTCATGTGGGAAGAAACATAAAAGGGTTATCATGATTCAACTAGTTTCAAAAGCCCTACAAGGCTCATTGTCTCCTCATATTGGAAACCTAAGCTTCCTTCAGGTGTTATCACTTTCAAATAATAGCCTTCAAGGAACCATCCCTTCTGAACTCGGTTTTCTTTCTAGGCTGCGTATCTTTGACTTGTCTCGAAACAAATTCAACGGAGTCATCCCTAGGAACCTGTCTAGTTGTCATAACCTTGAAGAGCTTAGGATTAGTTATAATAAGCTAGTTGGAAGCATACCCATAGATATCAGTTTTCTCTCCAAACTAACTATTCTTACATTGGGTGATAATAACTTAACCGGAGGAATCCCTCCTTTCTTGGGGAATCTTACATTGTTGGAAACATTCTCTCTTACCAGAAATCCATTGGGTGGGATCATTCCAGACACCTTAGGTCGTTTGAAAAGCTCAAAATTATTTACCGCTGGTGGATGTAACTTACATGGAACCATCCCTCACTCCATCTATAACCTCTCGCTCCTAACTGATTTTAGTTTGTCTAGTAATCATCTCACAGGTAGTCTTCCTCCAGTAATTGGGTTAATGCTCCCAAATCTTCAATATCTTCAACTATCGGGCAATCAATTGTCTGGTTTTCTTCCTCCGTCAATATCTAATTGTTCGAAATTAAATCTTCTTCAATTGaatgaaaataattttaatgGGAAGTTGACAATCGATTTTTCTAACCTACAAGATATtactaaaatatttttgatgaatAACAATTTCAATGGCGGTGGAGAAGCAGGTGAAATGAAATTTATTGATTCTTTAGGAAACTGCAGCAAATTAGAGGTATTGAATCTTGGTAAATGTAACATTCAAGGAGTGGTCCCTGCATCAATAGGTAATCTTTCTCACCAACTCAGTTATCTAGATTTACGAGGAAACCAGTTATATGGAAACCTCCCTTCAAGCATAGGTAACCTAGTTGGTTTGACCTATTTAGCTCTAGATAACAATACCCAATTAACAGGAAAAATCCCCTTTACCATTGGCATGCTTCAAAATCTGCAAGAGGCTTATCTTTCTCAAAATCAACTTTCAGGGCCAATTCCATATTCAATTGGAAACTTATCAATGTTGACTTTGCTTAGTTTAGGTTCCAACAAATTGGAAGGTGATATTCCACCAACTATGGGGAATTGTCATCAGCTAGAACAATTGTACCTCAGGGACAATAAACTAAGTGGGAAAATACCTATACAAATTTTTCAACTTACTTCTTTATTCATGTTATATCTTTCATATAATAGCCTCTCTGGTACACTTCCAACTAAAGTTGAAGATCTTAAATCTTTGAACCAGCTggatttatcttataatcaacTATCAGGTGACATTCCAAGTAGCCTTGGTGGTTGTACTAGCCTTATCATCTTATACATCAATGACAACTTATTTGAAGGAATGTTACCACAATCATTAAGTTCCTTGAAAGGACTGGTAGAACTCGATCTTTCTCACAACGGTTTATCTGGCCAAATTCCTTCGTTCTTAGAACAATTCTCGTTAGAATATTTAAACCTCTCTCTTAACAATTTTCATGGTCAAGTACCGGTAAAAGGGGTGTTTGCCAATGCAAGTGCATTCTTCATTTTGGGAAACAATAGACTTTGTGGTGGTTTGGTTGAACTTAGATTACCGAAATGCAAAATGGCAAAAAAACGTAACAAAAGGTTCAAATTGATCGTTATAGTCATTTTAGTTTCTTGTACGGTGTTTTTTGTATTATGTTTTGTCTATGCTTggcataaaaagaaaaagaatgtcCAACCATCTCAGTCATCCACAAACGAAAGGTTCTTAAAAGTTTCATATGATCAACTGTTCAAGGCTACTAATGGGTTCTCTGAAGAGAACTTGATTGGCCATGGTGGCTCAAGCTCTATCTATAAAGGAACTCTTGATCATGATGAAAAAGTTGTTGCAATAAAAGTTCTACATCTTCGAATTCGGGGAGCTCATAAAAGCTTTATAGCGGAATGTGAAGCAGGACGAAGTATTCGACACCGAAATATGTTGAAGATAATAACTTCGTGTTCAAGCATTGACTTTCAAGGAAACGATTTTAAAGCTTTGGTTTACGAGTTCATGCCCAATGGGAGTTTACATGATTGGTTGCATTTAAAAACAAATGCATCCAGACTAGACCTATTTCAAAGAATAAATATTCTCATAGATATTGCATACGCACTTGATTATCTTCATAACCAATGTTTACCAACCATTGTTCATGGAGACATGAAGCCTAGCAATATCCTACTAGATAATGATATGGTGGCTCACATTGGCGACTTTGGTTTGGCTAAATTTCTTGAAATAAATTCAAACCAAATTAACTCAACTGGGGTTAAAGGAACAATTGGATATGCACCTCCTG AATATGGTTTGGGGAGTAAGATGACAAGTAGTGGGGATGTTTACAGCTTTGGAATAATAATATTGGAGGTTATGAGTGGAAAAAAACCGACTGATGATATATTCAATGAAAACCTTAGCCTTCATAAGTTTGCTTATATGGCGTTGTTAGACCAAGTAATCAATGTTATTGATGGTGATGTTGTTCACATGCAAAGTATCAaagtaaatgaacaaaaaatgaaagaatGTTTGGCTTCCATTATAACGATTGGAGTATCATGCTCTGTAGATTCTCCATCACAACGGATGAATATCAAGAATGTTGTACATGAGTTGTTGCATGTTCGAGATGCCCTTCAAAATCTTGAG AGTTTAAAGTAG